A stretch of the Sulfuritortus calidifontis genome encodes the following:
- a CDS encoding ABC transporter permease — protein sequence MSWRDFLQLTTRALTAHRLRSFLTLLGIAVGIAAVILLTSIGEGIHRFVLDEFTQFGTNVIGVHPGKTMTHGTPVGVLGTVRPITLEDSEALARLPNIVAATPMVQGNAEVEANGRVRRTTIYGVGPAMARTFKMKVAIGSFLPPDDVHNPRTYAVLGSKMRQELFGSRSPLGERLRIGGSRYRIVGVMESKGQVLGVDLDDSVFIPAARGLALFNREGLIEVDVSYEAGLSSAHVAEQIKRLMIARHGREDFTIITQEDMLRTLSNVLDILTFAVGALGGISLLVGGVGIVTIMTIAVSERTNEVGLLLALGAQRRTVLGLFLGEAILLAAIGGVFGLLLGTGLAQLLHLAVPALPVHTPWTFVLAAETLAALIGLTAGVLPARRAARLDPVEALRAE from the coding sequence ATGTCGTGGCGCGACTTTCTGCAACTGACCACCCGCGCCCTGACCGCGCATCGGCTGCGCAGTTTCCTCACCCTGCTCGGCATTGCGGTCGGCATTGCCGCGGTGATCCTGCTCACCTCCATCGGCGAAGGCATCCACCGCTTCGTGCTGGACGAGTTCACCCAGTTCGGCACCAACGTGATCGGGGTCCATCCGGGCAAGACCATGACGCACGGCACGCCGGTCGGCGTGCTGGGCACGGTGCGGCCGATCACGCTGGAAGACAGCGAGGCCCTGGCGCGCCTGCCCAACATCGTGGCCGCCACGCCGATGGTGCAAGGCAACGCCGAGGTCGAGGCGAACGGCCGGGTGCGGCGCACCACCATCTATGGCGTCGGCCCGGCCATGGCCCGAACTTTCAAGATGAAGGTGGCGATCGGCAGTTTCCTGCCGCCGGACGATGTGCACAACCCGCGCACCTATGCCGTGCTCGGCAGCAAGATGCGGCAGGAATTGTTCGGTAGTCGCAGCCCCCTGGGCGAGCGCCTGCGCATCGGCGGCTCGCGCTACCGCATCGTCGGCGTGATGGAGTCCAAGGGCCAGGTGCTGGGTGTCGATCTCGACGACAGCGTGTTCATCCCCGCGGCCCGCGGCCTGGCGCTGTTCAATCGGGAGGGGCTGATCGAGGTCGATGTCAGCTACGAGGCGGGCCTGTCCAGCGCCCACGTCGCGGAGCAAATCAAGCGCCTCATGATCGCCCGCCACGGCCGCGAGGACTTCACCATCATCACCCAGGAGGACATGCTGCGCACCCTGTCCAACGTGCTCGACATCCTGACCTTCGCGGTCGGCGCCTTGGGCGGCATTTCGCTCCTGGTCGGCGGGGTGGGCATCGTCACCATCATGACCATCGCGGTGAGCGAACGGACCAACGAGGTGGGCCTGCTCCTGGCGCTGGGCGCGCAGCGGCGGACCGTGCTCGGCCTGTTTCTCGGCGAGGCGATCCTGCTCGCCGCGATCGGCGGGGTGTTCGGCTTGCTGCTGGGGACCGGGCTGGCCCAGTTGCTGCACCTGGCGGTGCCGGCGCTGCCGGTGCATACGCCCTGGACCTTCGTCCTGGCGGCCGAGACCCTCGCCGCCCTGATCGGACTGACGGCCGGCGTGTTGCCGGCCCGCCGCGCTGCCCGCCTCGACCCGGTCGAGGCGCTCAGGGCAGAGTGA